DNA from Fastidiosipila sp.:
GATGGTCGCCACATAGCGGATCCGGGTCACATTGACCCCCAAAGTGTCCGCCGCGCCGGGATGCTCACCGCAGGCCCGGACACGGAGGCCGACCCTGGTTTTGTAGAGTACGAACCAGATCAGTACCGCAAAGGCAAAGGCAAAAATCACGGTCAGATCAATTTCCGCGGACTCCAGAAGCCTGGATTTCGACTTGTCAATCCCCAGAAGCCCGAATACCTTGGGCAAGGGCGTGCTGATGGTCGAGTTTGACTGGGCTGCGCCATTAAAGAGGAATCGCGTCAGGAAGACGCCAATCCCCAGCCCGATGAAGTTGATGGCAATGCCTGAAATAAGCTGATTTCCCTTGGCTGTCACGGCAACGAAGGCGTGAAGAACCGCCAATGTGGCACCGAAAGCGGCACCGACCAAAAGTCCGAACCAGGGGCTGCCCGTGAAATGGCAGAGAATGGAAGCGCCGCAGGCACCGAAAGCCATCATTCCCTCAAGGCCGATATTGTCCACTCCGGCACGCTGGGTAATAACCCCTCCGAGTGCTGTGAAAATGAGCGGAGCCGAATACATC
Protein-coding regions in this window:
- a CDS encoding ABC transporter permease; this encodes MSLLNTVLLTVSISLMYSAPLIFTALGGVITQRAGVDNIGLEGMMAFGACGASILCHFTGSPWFGLLVGAAFGATLAVLHAFVAVTAKGNQLISGIAINFIGLGIGVFLTRFLFNGAAQSNSTISTPLPKVFGLLGIDKSKSRLLESAEIDLTVIFAFAFAVLIWFVLYKTRVGLRVRACGEHPGAADTLGVNVTRIRYVATILSGVMAGLGGAVTSLTISYRFTPTVISGQGFIALAAVIFGNWKPIGATLACLLFGFAQALTVVMAGIPWLPTQILAMLPYALTLLILVIFVERSTPPRALGQPYFKGQA